One segment of Spodoptera frugiperda isolate SF20-4 chromosome 5, AGI-APGP_CSIRO_Sfru_2.0, whole genome shotgun sequence DNA contains the following:
- the LOC118271634 gene encoding glutathione S-transferase 2-like isoform X1, which produces MPKYVFHYFPIKALGESVRLLLAYGGEGFEDHRIDFEDWPAFKPNTPFGQMPVLEFDGKQYAQSLAIARYLGHKYGLAGETLEDNLEIDQNVYLINDLRTMGSSACYEKDEVIKEQKYKEYSAGAFPDYLQKLNNIIVKNNGYVALGKLTWADFMFAGLYDHMKGMMRMPDLGENYPALQQVKDRVYSFPKVKAYADAVAAKLNS; this is translated from the exons ATGCCGAAATACGTATTCCACTACTTTCCGATAAAGGCTTTAGGCGAGTCGGTTCGATTACTGCTGGCATATGGCGGCGAGGGGTTCGAAGACCATCGGATCGATTTCGAAGACTGGCCGGCTTTTAAACCAA ATACTCCCTTTGGACAGATGCCAGTTCTAGAGTTTGATGGCAAGCAGTACGCTCAGAGTCTAGCCATAGCTCGGTACTTGGGCCACAAGTACGGTCTGGCTGGAGAGACCCTCGAGGATAACCTGGAGATCGACCAGAACGTCTACCTCATCAATGATCTGCGTACCA TGGGATCGTCAGCATGTTACGAAAAGGACGAAGTCATTAAGGAGCAGAAATATAAAGAATACTCCGCGGGAGCCTTCCCAGACTATCTacaaaaactaaacaacatCATCGTTAAGAATAATGGTTACGTCGCTCTAGGAAag CTGACATGGGCTGACTTCATGTTCGCGGGTCTGTATGACCATATGAAGGGAATGATGCGCATGCCTGATCTTGGAGAGAACTACCCAGCCTTGCAGCAGGTTAAGGACAGAGTATACTCCTTTCCTAAAGTCAAGGCTTACGCTGATGCCGTAGCTGCTAAGTTAAACTCGTAG
- the LOC118272232 gene encoding glutathione S-transferase 2-like, with the protein MPKYVFHYFNGKGLGEPVRLLLAFGDEGFEDHRVAFNEWTEFKPKTPFGQMPFLEFDGKQYAQSLSLARYLGNKYDLGGDTLEDALEIDQNVDLIHDLLTKGIIAYHEEDEAVKEKKYAEFNKDVFPNLLEKLNEIITKNNGHVALGKLTWGDFVFVGWFDYIKDLLVVPDLEKKYPVFQKVVDAVYSIPKVKTYADAVGPTEF; encoded by the exons ATGCCGAAATACGTGTTCCACTACTTTAATGGCAAGGGTTTGGGAGAGCCAGTGCGTCTGCTGCTGGCTTTCGGAGATGAAGGGTTTGAAGACCATCGAGTAGCTTTCAATGAGTGGACGGAGTTCAAGCCAA AGACCCCCTTCGGTCAGATGCCATTCCTGGAGTTCGACGGCAAACAGTACGCCCAGAGTCTGTCCCTCGCTCGCTACCTCGGCAATAAGTACGATCTGGGAGGAGACACCCTCGAGGATGCGCTGGAGATCGACCAGAACGTCGACCTCATTCACGACCTTCTTACGA aGGGTATAATTGCATACCACGAGGAGGATGAGGCTGTGAAGGAGAAGAAGTATGCTGAGTTCAACAAGGATGTGTTCCCCAACTTGCTGGAGAAACTGAACGAGATCATCACTAAGAACAACGGCCATGTTGCCCTTGGAAAG CTGACGTGGGGAGATTTCGTGTTCGTCGGTTGGTTTGACTACATCAAGGACTTGCTGGTCGTGCCTGACTTGGAAAAGAAGTATCCAGTATTCCAGAAGGTCGTTGACGCCGTGTACTCCATTCCCAAGGTGAAGACCTACGCTGATGCTGTAGGGCCCACGGAGTTCTAA
- the LOC118271634 gene encoding glutathione S-transferase 2-like isoform X2, giving the protein MPKYVFHYFPIKALGESVRLLLAYGGEGFEDHRIDFEDWPAFKPKTPFGQMPVLEFDGKQYAQSLALARYLGHKYGLAGETLEDNLEIDQNVYLINDLRTKAASANYEKDEAIKEQKYKEFSEGVFPDSLERLNALIVKNNGYVALGKLTWADFMFAGLFDYLSAMMRMPDLGEKYPALQQVKDRVYSIPKVKAYSDAVTA; this is encoded by the exons ATGCCGAAATACGTATTCCACTACTTTCCGATAAAGGCTTTAGGCGAGTCGGTTCGATTACTGCTGGCATATGGCGGCGAGGGGTTCGAAGACCATCGGATCGATTTCGAAGACTGGCCGGCTTTTAAACCAA AAACTCCCTTCGGACAGATGCCAGTTCTAGAGTTTGATGGCAAGCAGTATGCACAGAGTCTAGCCTTAGCTCGGTACTTGGGCCACAAGTACGGTCTGGCTGGAGAGACCCTCGAGGATAACCTGGAGATCGACCAGAACGTCTACCTCATCAACGATCTGCGTACGA AGGCTGCGTCAGCAAATTATGAAAAGGATGAAGCCATTAAGGAGCAGAAATATAAAGAGTTCTCTGAAGGAGTTTTCCCGGACTCCTTAGAGAGGCTAAACGCTCTCATCGTTAAGAACAATGGTTACGTCGCTTTAGGAAAG TTGACATGGGCTGACTTCATGTTTGCGGGTCTATTTGACTACTTGAGCGCTATGATGCGCATGCCTGATCTTGGAGAGAAGTATCCAGCCCTACAGCAGGTTAAGGACAGAGTATACTCTATTCCTAAAGTCAAGGCTTACTCTGATGCAGTTACTGCTTAA
- the LOC118271777 gene encoding glutathione S-transferase 2 isoform X1 — MLYQYPDMPKYVFHYFNGKGLGEPVRLLLAFGDEGFEDHRVAFNDWPEFKPKTPFGQMPLLEFDGKQYAQSLSLARYLGKKYGLAGESLEDALEIDQNVDLINDLRAKAAIASYEKDEAVKEKKYAEFNKDVFPNLLEKLNEIITKNNGHIALGKLTWGDFVFAGMFDYIKHLLVVPDLEKKYPAFQKVVDAVYTIPKVKTYADAVGPTEF, encoded by the exons ATGCTTTATCAATATCC AGACATGCCGAAATACGTGTTCCACTACTTTAATGGCAAGGGTTTGGGAGAGCCAGTGCGTCTGCTGCTGGCTTTCGGAGATGAAGGGTTTGAAGACCACCGAGTAGCCTTCAACGACTGGCCGGAGTTCAAGCCAA AGACCCCCTTCGGTCAGATGCCACTCCTGGAGTTTGACGGCAAACAGTACGCCCAGAGTCTGTCCCTCGCTCGCTACCTCGGCAAGAAGTACGGCCTGGCGGGAGAGTCCCTCGAGGATGCACTGGAGATCGACCAGAACGTCGACCTCATCAACGACCTTCGTGCGA AGGCTGCAATTGCATCGTACGAGAAGGATGAGGCTGTGAAGGAGAAGAAGTATGCCGAGTTCAACAAGGATGTGTTCCCCAACTTGCTGGAGAAACTGAACGAGATCATCACTAAGAACAACGGCCACATCGCTCTTGGAAAG CTGACCTGGGGAGACTTCGTGTTCGCGGGTATGTTCGACTACATCAAGCACTTGCTGGTCGTGCCTGACTTGGAGAAGAAGTACCCAGCATTCCAGAAGGTCGTTGACGCCGTGTACACCATACCCAAGGTGAAGACCTACGCTGATGCTGTAGGGCCCACGGAGTTCTAA
- the LOC118271777 gene encoding glutathione S-transferase 2 isoform X2 → MPKYVFHYFNGKGLGEPVRLLLAFGDEGFEDHRVAFNDWPEFKPKTPFGQMPLLEFDGKQYAQSLSLARYLGKKYGLAGESLEDALEIDQNVDLINDLRAKAAIASYEKDEAVKEKKYAEFNKDVFPNLLEKLNEIITKNNGHIALGKLTWGDFVFAGMFDYIKHLLVVPDLEKKYPAFQKVVDAVYTIPKVKTYADAVGPTEF, encoded by the exons ATGCCGAAATACGTGTTCCACTACTTTAATGGCAAGGGTTTGGGAGAGCCAGTGCGTCTGCTGCTGGCTTTCGGAGATGAAGGGTTTGAAGACCACCGAGTAGCCTTCAACGACTGGCCGGAGTTCAAGCCAA AGACCCCCTTCGGTCAGATGCCACTCCTGGAGTTTGACGGCAAACAGTACGCCCAGAGTCTGTCCCTCGCTCGCTACCTCGGCAAGAAGTACGGCCTGGCGGGAGAGTCCCTCGAGGATGCACTGGAGATCGACCAGAACGTCGACCTCATCAACGACCTTCGTGCGA AGGCTGCAATTGCATCGTACGAGAAGGATGAGGCTGTGAAGGAGAAGAAGTATGCCGAGTTCAACAAGGATGTGTTCCCCAACTTGCTGGAGAAACTGAACGAGATCATCACTAAGAACAACGGCCACATCGCTCTTGGAAAG CTGACCTGGGGAGACTTCGTGTTCGCGGGTATGTTCGACTACATCAAGCACTTGCTGGTCGTGCCTGACTTGGAGAAGAAGTACCCAGCATTCCAGAAGGTCGTTGACGCCGTGTACACCATACCCAAGGTGAAGACCTACGCTGATGCTGTAGGGCCCACGGAGTTCTAA
- the LOC118271633 gene encoding LOW QUALITY PROTEIN: uncharacterized protein LOC118271633 (The sequence of the model RefSeq protein was modified relative to this genomic sequence to represent the inferred CDS: substituted 1 base at 1 genomic stop codon), producing MPKYVVHYFNGKGLGEPIRLLLAYGGEGFEDHRIAGKDWPEFKKNTPFGQMPYIEFDGKTYAQSTSICRYLGNKYGLAGDTPEEALEIDQLVDLLVDFRLKAAAVTYEKDEKLKEQRFEEYSKDVFPEHLDRFKNLIEKNNGHFALGKLTWADFYFAGFFASLKFMVRIPDLEKKYPAFQKVLDHVYSIPKVKAYADAVGPTELIMPKYVFHYFNMNGLGESVRLLLAYGGEGFEDHRVNVEDXPAFKPKTPFGQMPVLEFDGKQYAQSLALARYLGHKYGLAGETLEDNLEIDQNVYLINDLRTMGSSACYEKDEVVKEQKYKEYSAGAFPDYLEKLNNIIVKNNGYVALGKLTWADFMFAGLYDHMKGMMRMPDLGQKYPALQQVKDRVYSFPKVKAYADAVAAKLNS from the exons ATGCCGAAGTACGTGGTCCACTATTTCAATGGGAAGGGGTTGGGCGAACCCATTCGTCTCTTGCTGGCTTATGGAGGCGAGGGCTTTGAAGACCATCGCATCGCTGGCAAGGATTGGCCAGAATTCAAGAAAA atacTCCCTTTGGACAAATGCCTTATATAGAATTTGACGGCAAGACGTACGCTCAGAGCACTTCCATCTGCCGTTACCTTGGCAACAAGTACGGGCTGGCTGGAGACACCCCAGAGGAAGCTCTGGAGATCGACCAGCTCGTGGATCTCCTCGTCGATTTCCGTCTCA agGCTGCAGCCGTAACTTATGAAAAGGATGAGAAACTGAAAGAGCAGAGGTTTGAAGAATATAGTAAAGACGTGTTCCCTGAACATTTGGACAGATTCAAAAACCTCATTGAGAAGAACAACGGACACTTTGCTCTTGGAAAG TTAACATGGGCTGATTTCTACTTTGCTGGATTTTTCGCCTCTTTGAAGTTCATGGTGAGGATTCCTGACTTGGAGAAGAAGTACCCAGCGTTCCAGAAAGTTCTAGACCACGTCTACTCAATCCCGAAGGTCAAGGCATACGCTGATGCTGTAGGCCCTACAGAATT AATCATGCCGAAATATGTGTTCCACTACTTTAACATGAACGGCCTGGGCGAGTCAGTTCGTCTACTGCTGGCTTATGGCGGCGAGGGGTTCGAAGACCATCGAGTAAATGTGGAAGACTGACCGGCTTTTAAACCTA AAACTCCCTTTGGACAGATGCCAGTTCTAGAGTTTGATGGCAAGCAGTATGCTCAGAGTCTAGCCTTAGCTCGGTACTTGGGCCACAAGTACGGTCTGGCTGGAGAGACCCTCGAGGATAACCTGGAGATCGACCAGAACGTCTACCTCATCAACGATCTTCGTACGA TGGGATCGTCAGCATGTTACGAGAAGGACGAAGTGGTTAAGGAGCAGAAATATAAAGAATACTCCGCGGGAGCCTTCCCAGACTATCTGGAAAAACTAAACAACATCATCGTTAAGAATAATGGTTACGTCGCTCTAGGAAAG CTGACATGGGCTGACTTCATGTTCGCGGGTCTGTATGACCATATGAAGGGAATGATGCGCATGCCTGACCTTGGACAGAAGTACCCAGCTTTGCAGCAGGTTAAGGACAGAGTGTACTCCTTTCCCAAAGTCAAGGCTTATGCTGATGCCGTAGCTGCTAAGCTAAACTCGTAA